In Synechococcus sp. KORDI-52, one genomic interval encodes:
- the phnD gene encoding phosphate/phosphite/phosphonate ABC transporter substrate-binding protein produces the protein MLSQAARFSAVAFASAAIVLTGCSSQTTTGKSADSSDPNKLIVALIPDENAATVIQDNQGLKDYLNQKLGKEIELVVTTDYSSMIEAARNDRLDLAYFGPLSYVLAKTKSEIEPFAARIKGGTKTYQSCLIGNTEAGVTDFEAIKGKTFAFGDPASTSSRLFPELTLKENGLTKGEDYEGVFLGAHDAVALAVQNGNAQAGGVACPIFESLKEKGKIDANKVTLIAKSAPIPQYPWTMRSSLKPELKETISTTFIELNDDSVLKPFKADGFAVITDQDYDGIRKAGDLLGLDLGKFVN, from the coding sequence ATGTTGTCCCAAGCTGCGCGTTTTTCAGCCGTTGCTTTTGCCTCTGCTGCGATTGTTCTGACTGGTTGCTCCAGCCAAACAACAACTGGCAAGTCTGCCGACTCCAGTGATCCCAACAAGCTGATTGTTGCCCTAATCCCGGATGAAAATGCCGCAACGGTGATTCAGGACAACCAAGGGCTGAAGGATTACCTCAACCAGAAGCTCGGTAAGGAGATCGAACTGGTGGTCACCACCGATTACTCCTCCATGATCGAGGCGGCTCGCAACGATCGCCTCGACCTGGCCTATTTCGGACCGCTGTCCTACGTGCTGGCCAAGACCAAGAGCGAAATCGAACCGTTCGCCGCTCGGATCAAGGGGGGCACCAAGACCTACCAGTCATGCCTGATCGGCAACACCGAAGCCGGTGTGACCGACTTTGAGGCGATCAAAGGCAAAACCTTTGCCTTTGGAGATCCAGCCTCAACCTCCAGCCGTCTGTTCCCGGAACTGACCCTCAAAGAAAATGGCCTCACCAAGGGTGAGGACTACGAGGGTGTGTTCCTCGGCGCCCATGACGCCGTGGCCCTGGCCGTTCAGAACGGCAACGCTCAGGCCGGTGGCGTGGCTTGCCCGATTTTCGAATCCCTGAAGGAGAAGGGCAAGATCGACGCCAACAAGGTGACCTTGATCGCCAAATCAGCGCCGATCCCGCAGTACCCCTGGACGATGCGCTCGTCGTTGAAGCCCGAGCTGAAGGAGACCATCAGCACCACCTTCATTGAACTGAACGACGACAGCGTCCTGAAGCCGTTCAAGGCCGATGGATTCGCCGTGATCACCGATCAGGACTACGACGGCATCCGCAAGGCGGGTGATCTGCTGGGCCTCGACCTCGGCAAGTTCGTCAACTGA